The sequence CGGCAACGGGCTCGACGTGCGGCCGCACCCGCATATCGGGCTGGCGACCGTCACCTATCTGCTCGACGGCGAAATCCTGCACCGCGACAGCGTCGGCTCGGTCCAGGCGATCCGGCCGGGCGAGGTCAACTGGATGACGGCGGGCGCGGGCATCGTCCATTCCGAGCGCACCGGGCCGGAGACGCGTGCCACCGGCGGCTCGCTCTACGGGTTGCAGGTGTGGGTCGCGCTGCCGACCGCACACGAGGAGACCGCTCCGGCCTTCGCGCATCATCGCGCCGACGCCATTCCGCAGACCGAGGCCGACGGCGTCGCGCTGACGGTGATCGCCGGCCGGCACGACGGGCTGGTTTCACCGGTCGCGACCTTCTCCGACATGGTCTATGCCGACGTGCGAATGGCGGCGCGCACGCGCTACCAACTGCGCGCCGAGCATGTCGAACGCGCCATCTATGTGGTCGAGGGCACCGTCGGCGTGATCGGCCAGACCGGCGCATTCACAACGGGCGAATTCGTGATCTTCAAGCCCGGCGCCGAGATCGTGCTGGAAAGCGATTCCGGCGCGCGGCTGATGCTGGTGGGGGGCGAGCCCTTCCCCGAAACGCGCCACATCTTCTGGAACTTCGTGTCGAGCCGCGCCGACCGGATCGAGCAGGCGAAGGAGGATTGGCGCGCCCGCCGCTTCGCCGCCGTGCCCGACGAGCGCGACTTCATCCCGCTGCCCGAGGCACCGCCGCCGGTGCGCTACCCGTGAGGCACCCCGCCCCCACCTTATAGGTCCGCGAATCCAGGCTCCGCCGCATCGGCGCGGCCGTGGGCCACCAATTGGTCGAGCAGCCACGACGCCGCCGGCCCCGGTGGTCGGTCACGCCGCCAGATGCCGGCAAAGCCGTACATGCCGCCGGTACCTTCGGGCATCACCAGCCGGCGGAGCGTGCCCGCGACCAGATCGGGCTCGACCAGCGGCAGCGGCATGTTGCCCCAGCCGATCCCCTCGCGCAGCAATGCATGCTTGGCGCCGAGATCGGCGAGCCGCCACGTGCGCGGGCTCATCACCGCGAAATCGCGCCCCTCGGTCAGCGGCGAACGATCGGACAGCACCAGTTGCACGCAATCGCGCGCGGCGCCGGGTGGGATCGGATCGAACCGCGCCAGCGGATGATCGGGCGCCGCCACCGGCACCATCGCCACGCGCCCCGCCGCGACCGAATCGAGCCCTTCGATCCCCGCCGCCAGCGGCCCCGACAGCCCGATCACCGCGCGCCCGTCCAGCACCAAAGCCGCGACCGCGCCGAGCGCCTCGACGTGCAGCCGCAGCGTGACGGTGGGATAATGTTCGGCGAAGGCGCGCAACACGAGCCCGAGCCGCCGCGTCGGTAGCATGACGTCGACCGCGAGGTTCACCTCGGCCTCCAGCCCGTCGAGCAGCCCCTTCACCTTCGCGCGTAGCCCGTCGAGCCCGCCGGCGACCGCACGCGCCTCGGCCAGCACGGCGCGCCCCGCCTCGGTCAGTACCGGCTTGCGCGTCCCTTCGCGCGCGAACAGCAGAACGCCGAGCTGCGCCTCCAGATTGGCGATGCCGTAGCTGATGACCGAGACGGCACGGTTGAGCCGCCGCCCGGCCCCCGCGAAACTCCCCGAATCGACCACCGCCAGGAAGATGCGGAGCTGATCGAAGGTCGGCGTGCCGGGCTGTGCCATTCAACTTTCTCGAACGTTTCGGCCGAGTTTATCCCGCTGCCGGGATATGTCGAGCCACCCTATCTGGGTGCGGTTCGCGCAGGCCCTTCACACCGCCCGCGCCCGGGAGACGACCCATGATCGACCTTCGGCCCTTCAACACGCTCGGTGGCGAGAACCATGGCTGGCTCGATGCCAAGCATCATTTCTCGTTCGCCAATTATTATGATCCGGCACGGACGAGCTGGGGCAATCTGCGCGTCTGGAACGACGACACGATCGCGCCCAACACCGGCTTCCCGCCGCACCCACACCGCGACATGGAGATCATCACCTACGTCCGCGAAGGCGCGATCACGCACCAGGACAATCTGGGCAACAAAGGCCGCACCGAGGCGGGCGACGTGCAGGTGATGAGCGCCGGCACCGGCATCGCGCATTCCGAATATAACCGCGAGGACGTGACCACGCAGATCTTCCAGATCTGGATCCTGCCCACGCGCACCGGTGAGAAGCCGAGCTGGGGCGCACGCCCGTTCCCGAAGGGCGAGCGGTCGGGCCAGTTCGTGGTGCTCGCATCGGGCCTCGCCAACGATAACGACGCCCTGCCGATCCGCACCGACGCGCGCGTCGTCGGCGCGACGCTGAAGGCCGGCGAGACCGCCGACTATCCGCTCGGCAAGGATCGCCGCGGCTATCTCGTCCCCGCCACCGGCGCGGTCGAGATCGACGGCACCCGCGTCAACGCGCGCGATGGTGCGGCGATCAGCGACGTCGAGGTGCTGCGCGTCACCGCGATCGAGGATAGCGAGATCGTGCTGGTCGACGCCGCCTGATCCCTGTCCCCGACGGGGCCGCGCAGTTCTCCCCTGCTGCGCGGCCCCGCTTGCTTCACGGGGTCGGCGCCACCGCGTCGAGGATGGTGAGCCGCCCGCGCCGTCCGTCGTCGCCGACACTCGACCAGGTGACGAGGATCGTCGTGCCCGGTACCAGCAACGGTTTGAGCGCGGCGTAGAAGGCGCGCGGCAGGCGCAGCCGGTTGAGCGTCGCCTCGTCGAGCGGACGGCCGGCATCCTCGTCATGGCCGGGCAGCCCGACATAGACCCAGCGCGCCGCGCCGTTGGGCTGCTTGGTCAACGTGATGACGTGCGAGCCGGTGTCGGTATCGTCCACCTGCGCCGCGCTGCGCCCGATCTCGATGCCGTTGCGCAGCACGACGACGCGCTGGTCGCTCTTCGACACGATGATGGTAAGCGGGCCCGTCGGCGCGCGCGCGGGCGTCCAGGCATAGTCGCCGCTGCCGAGCAGCACCGGCATCGCCGGCTGGCCCTTGGCGTCGATCGGCAGCAGCAGGCTGTTATCGCTGGTGCGGACGTGATTGACTGCGTCGCCCGCGATCACCACCGTCGCGCCGAGCCCGGTGATCGCGAACAATTCCTTCGAGAAGCCATAGGGCAGATGCACGCAGCCGTGGCTTTCGGGGTAACCGGGCAGGCCGCCGGCATGCAGCGCCACCCCGTCCCACGTCAGCCGCTGCTGAAACAGCATCGGGGCATTGTGGTAGACGTTGGAATGGTGGTTCGCGTCCTTCTGCAGGATCGTGAATACGCCGGTCGGCGTCGCATAGCCATCGCGCCCCGACGACACGGTCGACACGCCGATGCGCACGCCGTTGCGATAGACCGTCGCGATCTGCCGCGAGAGATCGACATAGACCATGATCGGCCCCGCCGGCGCGATGCTCGCCGCCCACACCCACTGGCCGGGCTTGAGCGTGTCCGCGACGCGCGCCAGCTCGGGCGGCGAGCTGGCGGTCGCGCCCTGCCCCCATGCCGGCGCGGCCGAAGCCGCCAATGCGCTGCCGACGAGCAGCAGCGCCATTCCCCTTGCACCATTCCCCCGAATCATGCCCTGAGCCTAATCGAGATCAAGGCCGCTCGCCAGTCGGCGGCGGCATCCGTCATCAGTTCGTAACGCTGCCGGGCCATCGGCGGCCGATCTAGCGCAAGGGAATGCGAATGATCCGTTTGGTCCTATCGGCAGCGGCGGCGCTCGCCGCGACTTCGGCACCGGCCGCACCGCCAGCGCCGAAGCTGGTCGTGGCGATCGCGGTCGATCAATTCTCGAACGAGCTCTACCAGCGCTATCGTCCGACCTTTACCGGCGGGCTCAAGCGGCTGAGCGACGGAATCGTCTTCACCGGTTATCAGAGCCACGCCGCGACCGAGACCTGCCCCGGCCATTCGACCATCCTCACCGGCCGCCACCCGGCGGGCACCGGCATCGTCGCCAACACCTGGTTCGACGCCAAAACCGGCTCCAGCATCTATTGCGTGTCGGTGCGCGGCACCGCCGATGCCAGCGCACGCGGGCCGCAGAATTTACGCGTCCCCACTTATGGCGACTGGCTGAAGGGCGCGCAGCCCGGCGCGCGCGTCTTCTCGGTCTCGGGCAAGGATCGCGCCGCGATCATGCTCGGCGGCCATAAGGCCGATGGCGTCTATTGGTGGAACGACGGCGCCGGCTTCGGCAGCTCGTCTTATGCCGGGCCTTCGACGCCGGCCGTGCTCGCGCCGGCGCAGGCGTTCGACAAGGCGCTGTTCGCACGCTGGAAGGCGAGCCCGCCCGAATTGTGGCCGGCGCCGTCGGCGACCTGCGCCGCGCTCGCGAAGCCGCACATGTTCGGCAAGCTCGCGCTGTCGGGCAATGTGCCGCCCGACATGGCGAAGGAAGTCGAGAGCGGTGACTTCATGGCGCGCACCGACTTCCAGGATTTCCTGCACGCGACCCCGCTCTACGACGCGCTGACGCTGCAGTTCGCGGACGACATCCTCGATCGCGAGCATCTCGGCCACGGCCCGGCGACCGATCTGCTCGCGGTCAGCCTGTCGGCGACCGATTATGTCGGCCACCGCTACGGCAATGGCGGCGCCGAGATGTGCGTGCAGATGGCCGCGCTCGATCGCGCGCTCGGCGCCTTCTTCCAGAAGCTCGACGGGCTCGGCGTGCCCTAT is a genomic window of Sphingomonas nostoxanthinifaciens containing:
- a CDS encoding LysR family transcriptional regulator, translated to MAQPGTPTFDQLRIFLAVVDSGSFAGAGRRLNRAVSVISYGIANLEAQLGVLLFAREGTRKPVLTEAGRAVLAEARAVAGGLDGLRAKVKGLLDGLEAEVNLAVDVMLPTRRLGLVLRAFAEHYPTVTLRLHVEALGAVAALVLDGRAVIGLSGPLAAGIEGLDSVAAGRVAMVPVAAPDHPLARFDPIPPGAARDCVQLVLSDRSPLTEGRDFAVMSPRTWRLADLGAKHALLREGIGWGNMPLPLVEPDLVAGTLRRLVMPEGTGGMYGFAGIWRRDRPPGPAASWLLDQLVAHGRADAAEPGFADL
- a CDS encoding pirin family protein, producing the protein MIDLRPFNTLGGENHGWLDAKHHFSFANYYDPARTSWGNLRVWNDDTIAPNTGFPPHPHRDMEIITYVREGAITHQDNLGNKGRTEAGDVQVMSAGTGIAHSEYNREDVTTQIFQIWILPTRTGEKPSWGARPFPKGERSGQFVVLASGLANDNDALPIRTDARVVGATLKAGETADYPLGKDRRGYLVPATGAVEIDGTRVNARDGAAISDVEVLRVTAIEDSEIVLVDAA
- a CDS encoding pirin family protein gives rise to the protein MTIFSSDIDAVDTIILPPVRDLGDGFQVRRALPSAHRRMVGPFIFFDQMGPAAFHAGNGLDVRPHPHIGLATVTYLLDGEILHRDSVGSVQAIRPGEVNWMTAGAGIVHSERTGPETRATGGSLYGLQVWVALPTAHEETAPAFAHHRADAIPQTEADGVALTVIAGRHDGLVSPVATFSDMVYADVRMAARTRYQLRAEHVERAIYVVEGTVGVIGQTGAFTTGEFVIFKPGAEIVLESDSGARLMLVGGEPFPETRHIFWNFVSSRADRIEQAKEDWRARRFAAVPDERDFIPLPEAPPPVRYP
- a CDS encoding L,D-transpeptidase, which encodes MALLLVGSALAASAAPAWGQGATASSPPELARVADTLKPGQWVWAASIAPAGPIMVYVDLSRQIATVYRNGVRIGVSTVSSGRDGYATPTGVFTILQKDANHHSNVYHNAPMLFQQRLTWDGVALHAGGLPGYPESHGCVHLPYGFSKELFAITGLGATVVIAGDAVNHVRTSDNSLLLPIDAKGQPAMPVLLGSGDYAWTPARAPTGPLTIIVSKSDQRVVVLRNGIEIGRSAAQVDDTDTGSHVITLTKQPNGAARWVYVGLPGHDEDAGRPLDEATLNRLRLPRAFYAALKPLLVPGTTILVTWSSVGDDGRRGRLTILDAVAPTP
- a CDS encoding alkaline phosphatase family protein; this encodes MIRLVLSAAAALAATSAPAAPPAPKLVVAIAVDQFSNELYQRYRPTFTGGLKRLSDGIVFTGYQSHAATETCPGHSTILTGRHPAGTGIVANTWFDAKTGSSIYCVSVRGTADASARGPQNLRVPTYGDWLKGAQPGARVFSVSGKDRAAIMLGGHKADGVYWWNDGAGFGSSSYAGPSTPAVLAPAQAFDKALFARWKASPPELWPAPSATCAALAKPHMFGKLALSGNVPPDMAKEVESGDFMARTDFQDFLHATPLYDALTLQFADDILDREHLGHGPATDLLAVSLSATDYVGHRYGNGGAEMCVQMAALDRALGAFFQKLDGLGVPYVVVLTADHGSTDAAEREAETGVAAKRLDSGAFVGALNKAVEAQLGLAFEPIVGDDPQQLSINVGPDDALRAKVRDAAIAWLKTRPEVKQVYTADQIAAAAPPPGKPVDQLSVAERFNESYDPERSGDIQVEYAERTTFGMPRGPGDTVAGHGSPWDHDRRVPILFWWQGAPSEQPAAPAETVDIAPTLAAITHVPTTQVDGKCLTVVAGTCG